The Algoriphagus sp. TR-M9 genome has a window encoding:
- the udk gene encoding uridine kinase, with product MQKPFIVGITGGSASGKTLFLERLLNSFEAGQVCLISQDNYYKPREMQPIDEHGVHNFDRPESIDFEGYATDIRKIRNGETVQREEYTFNNAAKKPKMLTFKSAPVIVVEGIFVLYYPELAELLDLKIFIDAKDHIKLKRRIIRDKVERGYDLDDVLYRYEQHVMPTYEKYIKPFMNDADIIVPNNQHFDKALDVIRTFLRARISV from the coding sequence ATGCAAAAACCATTCATTGTTGGCATCACAGGCGGTTCTGCTTCGGGCAAGACCTTGTTTTTGGAGCGATTGCTCAATTCTTTCGAAGCAGGACAGGTTTGCTTGATTTCGCAGGATAATTACTACAAACCTCGTGAAATGCAGCCTATAGATGAGCATGGAGTGCATAATTTTGACCGACCGGAAAGTATAGATTTTGAAGGGTATGCGACCGATATCCGTAAGATCAGAAATGGCGAAACAGTGCAGCGGGAAGAGTATACCTTTAATAATGCTGCCAAAAAACCAAAAATGCTGACTTTCAAATCTGCTCCTGTGATCGTGGTGGAGGGGATTTTTGTGTTGTACTATCCTGAGTTGGCGGAACTTTTGGATCTGAAAATTTTTATAGATGCCAAAGATCACATTAAGCTTAAGCGGAGGATTATCCGTGACAAGGTGGAACGCGGCTATGACCTGGACGATGTGCTCTATCGCTACGAGCAGCATGTGATGCCAACCTACGAAAAGTATATCAAGCCTTTTATGAATGATGCCGATATCATCGTCCCGAATAATCAGCATTTCGATAAAGCACTTGATGTGATTCGTACATTTCTTCGGGCTAGAATCTCAGTTTGA
- a CDS encoding non-canonical purine NTP diphosphatase translates to MKICFATNNPKKIEEVKAALGSNFEIVSLQDIGCHEELPETGDTLEYNAFQKARYVKENFGVDCFADDTGLEVDALAGEPGVYSGRYAGEPRSDERNIDLLLKKMEGTELRSARFKTVIALLLDGQEYKFEGIAEGEILPERTGQGGFGYDPVFQPKGYSQSFAEISMAAKNSISHRGKAVQQLITFLNHR, encoded by the coding sequence ATGAAAATCTGCTTTGCTACCAATAATCCCAAGAAAATCGAAGAAGTGAAAGCTGCACTCGGTTCGAATTTTGAAATTGTTTCGCTTCAGGATATAGGCTGTCACGAAGAGTTACCCGAAACTGGCGATACGCTGGAGTATAATGCCTTCCAGAAGGCCCGGTATGTTAAAGAGAATTTTGGAGTGGATTGTTTTGCGGATGATACTGGACTGGAGGTGGATGCATTGGCAGGTGAACCGGGGGTGTATTCTGGTCGCTATGCAGGTGAGCCTAGGAGCGATGAGCGAAACATTGATTTGCTATTGAAAAAAATGGAGGGGACGGAGTTGCGATCGGCCAGATTCAAAACGGTTATAGCCTTGTTACTGGATGGGCAGGAGTATAAGTTTGAAGGTATTGCAGAAGGAGAGATTTTGCCGGAGAGAACTGGTCAGGGAGGTTTTGGCTATGATCCGGTCTTTCAGCCTAAGGGATATTCCCAGTCCTTTGCAGAGATTTCTATGGCAGCCAAGAACAGTATTTCCCACAGGGGAAAAGCCGTACAGCAACTTATTACATTTTTGAACCATAGGTAA